The genomic window GGCGACGCCGTTCAAGGCCAGCATCGAGAGCGGGTCGCCGCGCAGGGCGAAGGCGATGCGCCGCAGCGCCGTCTTGTAGGGCGCCATCGCGTCGAGGCGGCGCATCAGCACGTCGAACAGGCGCTCGCGGGACGGCTCGTCGGCGAGGTCGTCGGTCTCGGCCTCCAGCACCGCCCGGTCGACGATCCGCGACAGGCCGCCGAGCACGGCGCCCTTCGAGGGAAACAGCTCGCGCAGGTCCGCGAGGCTCAGGTTCGCCTCGCGGGCGATGTCGCCGATCTCGATGTCGTTCCAGGGCTGCTCGGCGGCGAGCCGCATCAGCGCCTCGACCGCCGCCTCGCGCGGATGAGGCTCGCGCGGATCGGGCTTGTGGGCGGCCTTCGGCTTCGCGGATTTCGGGGAAGCAGTCTTGCCGCCGGTCTCGGGCTTGCCGCCGGATGTCGGCTCGGGCGCCGTGTCCATGGTCCGTGCTCCGTCTTCGCGTCCCCTCTCATGTAGGGGCGGAGCCGCGCGCTTGAAGCGTATCCCGCGTCATACCAAGAAGCCGGCCGATGGTCGGCTTCCCTGCGTCCGGCGGGCGCCCACCGCCGCGCCTTCGCGGGCGACCGGCGATGAGGCGGGATCATCGCCGGTGGGGATCAGCCGGACAATTCGCCCGCCCGGCGCCGCGCTTCCGCCACCGCTTCCGTCATCAGGGCCGGGAGGCCCCCCTGGCGCATCAGCACGGCGAGCGCCGCCGCGGTGGTGCCGCCGGGCGAGGTCACGTCCCGGCGCAGTCGGCCGGCCTCGCGGGCGTCGGAGTCGAGCAGGGCGCCGGCTCCGGCGACGGTGGCGCGGGCGAGCTGCGCCGACAGGACCGGCGGCAGCCCCGCCGCCACGCCCGCCTCGGCGAGCGCCTCCGCGA from Methylorubrum populi includes these protein-coding regions:
- a CDS encoding TetR/AcrR family transcriptional regulator, coding for MDTAPEPTSGGKPETGGKTASPKSAKPKAAHKPDPREPHPREAAVEALMRLAAEQPWNDIEIGDIAREANLSLADLRELFPSKGAVLGGLSRIVDRAVLEAETDDLADEPSRERLFDVLMRRLDAMAPYKTALRRIAFALRGDPLSMLALNGVALNSHRYMLAAAGIDTEGPLGRLKIQGTVIAFARTVEVWLEDDDPALARTMAKLDREIRRGETVMERADDARRLTAPLRALGRALLERRPRRDTTRPPAGDAEDRDPAAAI